The Triticum aestivum cultivar Chinese Spring chromosome 3A, IWGSC CS RefSeq v2.1, whole genome shotgun sequence genome includes a region encoding these proteins:
- the LOC123058877 gene encoding BAG family molecular chaperone regulator 4-like, translating into MVKIPSPRRLFRSRSKSTAGGIGGVDMCAMVAEHERIEWEVRPGGMLVHKPDDDGCDDAVEAILVKVSAGCGGWQHDVSVDATATFGDLKVLLSLATGLWPREQRLLYRGRERDDGDHLHMAGVQDKDKVLLLEDPAVTERKLRSTSLAQLMGVPCHSFIQV; encoded by the coding sequence ATGGTGAAGATTCCGAGCCCGAGGAGGCTGTTCAGGAGCCGGTCCAAGAGCACGGCGGGCGGCATCGGCGGGGTGGACATGTGCGCCATGGTGGCCGAGCACGAGAGGATCGAGTGGGAGGTGCGCCCGGGCGGGATGCTGGTGCATAAGCCCGACGACGACGGCTGCGACGACGCCGTCGAGGCCATCCTGGTGAAAGTATCCGCCGGCTGCGGCGGGTGGCAGCACGACGTGTCCGTCGACGCCACCGCCACCTTCGGCGACCTCAAGGTGCTGCTGTCGCTGGCCACTGGGCTCTGGCCCAGGGAGCAGCGGCTCCTGTACCGGGGCCGGGAGAGGGACGACGGCGACCACCTGCACATGGCCGGCGTCCAGGACAAGGACAAGGTGCTGCTCCTGGAAGACCCTGCCGTGACCGAGAGGAAGCTGAGGTCCACCAGCCTCGCGCAGCTCATGGGGGTGCCCTGCCACTCCTTCATCCAAGTATAG